A single Herpetosiphonaceae bacterium DNA region contains:
- a CDS encoding amino acid adenylation domain-containing protein, translating to MFDPGDGTSMSEFVDQRSLVTWSHTRHTDQQASCFSALFEAQAAQRPESIAVIYGQQHLTYQELNRRANQLAHYLRRLGVGPDVRVGLCVERSLDLAVGVLGILKAGGAYVPLDPTYPPARLQLMLQDAQTAVLVTQRRLVEMLSQGEAAGHARRICLDADASIIAQQPASDLASGVLPDHLAYVIYTSGSTGRPKGVLVTHRGIASLSQTQIRSFAVTPDARILQFASLSFDAAVWEMCMAWLSGAALVIAPTDALLPGPALIDTLRDYAITTVTLPPAVLTVLPDAALPALRTIIVAGEACPGAVVARWAVGRQLFNAYGPTETTICATVSDALSGSTAPPIGRALPNMCVYLLDARMQPVPDGAPGELCVGGIGLARGYHRRPDLTAERFVPDPFSQIGGARLYRTGDLARCLPDGNIEYLGRIDQQVKIRGFRVELGEIEAALRQHPAVRDAVVLAREDGNGDKRLVAYVVREQANKEPETRNSALTTRNADLRAYLANYLPDYMVPRAFIFLDALPLNANGKLDRSALPAPDSMRPDLDTAFVPPRTPTEALLAEIWAQVLGLDRVGVDDHFLLLGGHSLAATQVVARIRDRLAVDLPLPTLFTLPTVAELAVALDAARDVGSMQTEAIPLAPRDGLLPLTFAQEQVWLLQQLTPTNQSYSAQSTLRFRGALDVAVLRQSLNALVARHEILRTTFPEIGGHPVQRIGDPWHVALPLVDLSSSPEAEREAIVRQVIDAEFYAPFDVERLPLVRWTLVRLGPDEHLLIHVEHHFVHDGWSYAVFLRELFQLYRAGVTGQPAALPPLPLQFADYAVWQRQWLLSAEAERQRAYWRRILAGASPVLELPTDYPRPAMQRFQGTSARIELPPALCTAARATAQAEGVTLYMLLLTAFVTLMRRYSGQTDILVGSGVANRRTRETETLIGMIVNMVVLRANLPGNPTARELLRHVRDVALEAYAHQDLPFEQVVEAVAPQRTLRYNPIFQVAFNFHDSPLPELELPGLTVEVNEALSNGSAKFDLNIVAIPRAEQHLGQRERAADDGITLVWEYNTDLFSAATIERMVTHFQALIGQIAANPEQRIGNLPLLSEAERQQIVVEWNATATPYPHDRCIHQLFEEQAARTPDALAVVCGDQRLSYRELDQRANQLAHHLRVLGVGGRSQRETLVSVYLERSIELMVAILGVLKAGGAYVPLDPAYPTSRLAFMLAETQAPVLLTQHQLLDSLPTSQAQVICLDTAWEQIAGQPATALPSSTAAHNLAYVMYTSGSTGQPKGIGVMHQSVVRLVKQTNYVRLSPEDVFLQLAPMAFDAATFEIWGSLLNGAQLVLFPPMAPTLEQLGAAIEQHGITTLWLTAGLFHQMVDWQLAALGQVRQLLAGGDVLSVAHVNRALRELPRCTLINGYGPTENTTFTCCYVMAYGDQIVGSTPIGSPIANTRVYVLDHFMQPVPVGVHGELYIGGDGLARDYHRRPDLTAARFVPDPFSQIGGARLYRTGDLARYRSDGNIEFVGRIDGQVKLRGFRIELGEIETVLTQHPAVREAVVVVREESSEKRLVAYVVEQQNKEPETRNSALATRNADLRAYLANYLPDYMVPSAFVFLDALPLTANGKIDRRALPAPDFEHLKQTYVAPRTPDEETLAAIWAQVLKIERLGVHDNFFELGGHSLLATQVVARIRDAFKVEMPLHTLFESATVAGLAEQVARLQADKAGEADASGGARPDTAPLAPIGSQRREGVQLPLSFAQQRLWFLDRFEPGSPAYNICRSLIMHGSLDVAALHGSLKTIVERHAVLRTTFVEHAGPPVQVIAPTLELPLPLVDLH from the coding sequence ATGTTCGATCCCGGCGACGGAACATCGATGAGCGAGTTTGTGGATCAACGCTCATTAGTCACCTGGAGCCACACGCGCCACACCGACCAGCAAGCGTCGTGCTTCTCGGCCCTGTTCGAGGCGCAGGCGGCACAGAGGCCCGAGTCGATCGCCGTCATCTACGGACAGCAGCATCTCACCTACCAGGAATTGAATCGGCGCGCGAACCAGCTTGCCCACTACCTGCGGCGGTTGGGCGTTGGGCCGGATGTGCGCGTTGGCCTGTGCGTCGAGCGCTCGCTCGATCTTGCGGTCGGTGTGCTAGGCATCCTCAAAGCGGGCGGCGCGTATGTGCCGCTCGATCCCACCTATCCCCCGGCACGCCTCCAGCTCATGCTGCAAGACGCGCAGACGGCGGTGCTCGTCACACAGCGGCGGCTGGTTGAGATGCTATCCCAGGGGGAGGCTGCCGGTCATGCGCGGCGGATTTGTCTTGACGCCGATGCGTCCATCATCGCCCAGCAGCCAGCCAGCGATCTCGCCAGCGGCGTGCTGCCCGATCACCTGGCGTATGTGATCTACACCTCCGGCTCGACCGGCAGACCGAAGGGCGTGCTGGTGACACATCGCGGGATCGCCAGCCTGAGCCAGACCCAGATCCGCAGCTTCGCGGTGACACCCGACGCGCGCATCCTGCAATTCGCATCGCTCAGCTTCGATGCCGCCGTCTGGGAAATGTGCATGGCCTGGCTTTCCGGCGCAGCGCTGGTGATCGCGCCTACCGACGCGCTGCTGCCCGGCCCGGCGCTGATCGACACGCTGCGCGACTACGCGATCACCACCGTGACGCTACCTCCGGCGGTGCTGACCGTACTACCGGATGCCGCCCTACCGGCGCTACGGACGATTATCGTCGCGGGCGAGGCATGTCCTGGCGCGGTCGTCGCGCGCTGGGCGGTGGGACGGCAGCTCTTCAACGCCTACGGCCCGACCGAAACCACGATCTGCGCGACAGTCTCCGACGCGCTGAGCGGCTCCACAGCCCCACCCATCGGGCGCGCGCTGCCGAACATGTGCGTGTATCTGCTGGATGCGCGGATGCAGCCGGTGCCGGATGGCGCGCCAGGCGAGCTGTGTGTCGGCGGCATCGGGCTGGCGCGCGGCTACCACCGGCGGCCCGACCTGACCGCCGAGCGCTTCGTGCCTGATCCGTTCAGCCAGATCGGAGGCGCGCGGCTCTACCGTACCGGCGATCTGGCGCGTTGCCTGCCGGACGGCAACATCGAGTACCTGGGGCGGATTGACCAGCAGGTCAAGATTCGTGGCTTTCGGGTCGAGCTGGGCGAGATCGAGGCCGCGCTGCGCCAGCATCCCGCCGTGCGCGATGCAGTGGTGCTGGCACGTGAGGACGGGAACGGCGACAAGCGGCTGGTAGCGTACGTCGTGAGAGAACAAGCGAACAAAGAACCGGAAACTCGAAACTCAGCACTCACAACTCGGAACGCCGATCTCCGCGCCTACCTTGCCAACTATCTGCCCGACTATATGGTGCCGCGCGCGTTTATCTTTCTCGACGCGCTGCCGCTGAATGCCAACGGCAAGCTCGACCGCAGCGCGCTGCCCGCGCCCGACAGCATGCGACCCGATCTCGATACGGCGTTTGTGCCGCCGCGCACGCCCACAGAGGCACTGCTGGCCGAGATCTGGGCGCAGGTGCTGGGCCTCGATCGGGTCGGAGTGGACGATCATTTCTTGCTGCTGGGCGGCCATTCCCTGGCGGCGACACAGGTCGTCGCGCGCATTCGCGACCGGCTGGCGGTCGATCTTCCGCTGCCGACGCTCTTCACGCTGCCCACGGTGGCCGAGCTGGCTGTGGCGCTGGACGCTGCCCGCGATGTGGGATCGATGCAGACCGAGGCGATTCCGCTTGCGCCCCGCGACGGCCTGCTGCCGCTGACGTTTGCGCAGGAGCAGGTCTGGCTTTTGCAGCAGTTGACGCCGACCAACCAGTCGTATAGCGCCCAGTCCACGCTGCGCTTCCGTGGCGCGCTCGATGTCGCCGTGCTGCGCCAAAGCCTTAACGCGCTGGTCGCGCGCCACGAGATCTTGCGGACGACCTTTCCTGAGATCGGCGGCCATCCCGTGCAGCGCATCGGCGATCCCTGGCACGTCGCGCTGCCACTCGTCGATCTCTCGTCGTCGCCTGAGGCCGAGCGCGAGGCCATTGTGCGGCAGGTGATCGACGCGGAGTTTTACGCGCCCTTCGACGTGGAGCGGCTGCCGCTGGTTCGCTGGACGCTGGTGCGGCTCGGACCCGACGAGCATCTGCTGATTCATGTCGAGCATCACTTCGTGCATGATGGCTGGTCATACGCGGTCTTTCTGCGCGAGCTGTTTCAGCTCTACCGCGCGGGAGTCACCGGCCAGCCAGCCGCCCTGCCGCCCCTACCGCTTCAGTTCGCCGATTACGCGGTCTGGCAGCGCCAATGGCTGCTCAGCGCCGAGGCCGAGCGCCAGCGCGCCTACTGGCGGCGCATCCTGGCGGGAGCGTCGCCCGTGCTTGAGCTGCCGACCGACTACCCGCGCCCGGCGATGCAGCGCTTCCAGGGCACGTCGGCGCGGATCGAGCTGCCGCCCGCACTGTGTACCGCCGCCCGCGCTACCGCGCAGGCCGAAGGCGTGACGCTGTACATGCTGCTGCTGACGGCGTTCGTCACGCTGATGCGACGCTACAGCGGCCAGACAGATATTCTGGTCGGCTCCGGCGTTGCGAATCGCCGGACCCGTGAGACGGAGACGCTGATCGGCATGATCGTCAACATGGTCGTGCTGCGCGCGAACCTGCCGGGCAATCCCACCGCCCGCGAGCTGCTGCGGCATGTCCGCGACGTGGCGCTCGAAGCGTACGCCCATCAAGACCTGCCCTTTGAGCAGGTCGTCGAGGCCGTCGCGCCGCAGCGCACGCTGCGCTACAACCCAATCTTCCAGGTCGCGTTCAACTTCCATGACTCGCCGCTGCCGGAGCTTGAGCTGCCGGGGCTGACCGTCGAAGTCAACGAGGCGCTCAGCAACGGATCGGCCAAGTTCGACCTGAACATCGTCGCGATCCCGCGCGCCGAGCAGCACCTGGGGCAGCGCGAGCGCGCCGCAGACGATGGTATCACGCTGGTCTGGGAGTACAACACCGACCTGTTCAGCGCCGCGACGATCGAGCGGATGGTCACACACTTTCAGGCGTTGATCGGGCAGATCGCGGCCAATCCTGAGCAGCGCATCGGCAACCTGCCGCTGCTGAGCGAGGCCGAGCGCCAGCAGATCGTCGTGGAGTGGAACGCCACCGCAACGCCCTATCCGCACGATCGCTGCATCCACCAGCTCTTCGAGGAGCAGGCCGCGCGCACGCCGGATGCGCTGGCCGTGGTGTGTGGCGACCAACGACTGAGCTACCGTGAGCTGGACCAGCGTGCCAATCAGCTTGCCCATCACCTGCGTGTGCTGGGCGTCGGCGGGCGTTCTCAGCGAGAGACGCTGGTGAGCGTTTACCTGGAGCGCTCGATCGAACTGATGGTGGCGATCCTGGGCGTGCTTAAAGCGGGCGGCGCGTACGTCCCACTCGACCCGGCCTATCCGACCAGCCGCCTAGCGTTTATGCTGGCGGAGACACAGGCCCCGGTGCTGCTGACGCAGCACCAGCTTCTCGACAGCCTGCCCACGTCTCAGGCTCAGGTGATCTGCCTGGACACCGCTTGGGAGCAGATTGCCGGACAGCCTGCGACAGCCCTACCGAGCAGCACGGCGGCGCACAACCTCGCGTATGTGATGTACACCTCCGGCTCGACTGGGCAGCCGAAAGGCATCGGCGTCATGCATCAGAGCGTCGTTCGGCTGGTCAAACAGACCAACTACGTCCGCCTATCGCCGGAAGACGTCTTCCTCCAGCTTGCGCCGATGGCCTTCGACGCGGCGACATTTGAGATCTGGGGCAGCCTGCTGAATGGCGCGCAGCTTGTGCTCTTTCCACCGATGGCCCCAACACTGGAGCAGCTCGGCGCGGCGATCGAGCAGCACGGGATCACGACGTTGTGGCTCACGGCGGGATTATTTCACCAGATGGTCGACTGGCAGCTCGCGGCGCTTGGTCAGGTCCGTCAACTGCTGGCCGGTGGCGATGTGCTATCGGTCGCCCATGTCAACCGGGCGCTGCGCGAGCTGCCGCGCTGCACGCTGATCAACGGCTATGGCCCGACCGAAAATACGACCTTTACCTGCTGCTACGTCATGGCCTACGGCGATCAGATCGTTGGATCCACGCCGATCGGCTCGCCCATCGCCAACACGCGGGTCTATGTGCTAGACCATTTCATGCAGCCGGTGCCGGTGGGCGTCCACGGCGAGCTCTACATCGGCGGCGACGGGCTGGCGCGCGACTACCACCGGCGGCCCGATCTGACCGCCGCGCGCTTCGTGCCTGATCCCTTCAGCCAGATTGGAGGCGCACGGCTCTACCGCACCGGCGATCTGGCGCGCTACCGCAGCGACGGCAACATCGAGTTTGTAGGGCGGATCGATGGGCAGGTCAAGCTGCGCGGCTTCCGCATCGAGCTGGGCGAGATCGAGACGGTGCTGACGCAGCATCCCGCCGTCCGTGAGGCGGTGGTCGTCGTGCGCGAAGAGAGCAGCGAGAAGCGGCTGGTAGCGTACGTCGTAGAACAACAGAACAAAGAACCGGAAACTCGAAACTCAGCACTCGCAACTCGGAACGCCGATCTCCGCGCCTACCTTGCCAACTATCTGCCCGACTATATGGTGCCAAGCGCGTTTGTCTTTCTCGACGCGCTGCCGCTGACCGCCAACGGCAAGATCGATCGACGTGCGCTGCCCGCGCCGGACTTCGAGCATCTCAAGCAGACGTATGTCGCGCCGCGCACGCCCGACGAGGAGACGCTGGCGGCGATCTGGGCGCAGGTGCTCAAGATCGAGCGGCTGGGCGTCCACGACAACTTCTTCGAGCTGGGCGGTCACTCGCTGCTGGCGACACAGGTCGTCGCGCGCATCCGCGATGCCTTCAAGGTCGAGATGCCGCTGCACACGCTCTTTGAGTCGGCGACGGTCGCGGGGCTGGCCGAACAGGTAGCGCGGCTGCAAGCCGACAAGGCAGGCGAGGCAGATGCATCGGGAGGCGCGCGCCCGGACACAGCGCCGCTCGCGCCAATCGGCAGCCAGCGCCGGGAGGGCGTGCAGCTTCCGCTCTCGTTCGCACAGCAGCGGCTCTGGTTCCTCGATCGCTTCGAGCCGGGCAGCCCCGCGTACAACATCTGCCGCTCGCTGATCATGCACGGCAGCCTCGATGTCGCGGCGCTCCACGGGAGCCTGAAGACGATCGTGGAGCGCCACGCGGTGCTGCGCACCACGTTTGTCGAGCACGCGGGACCGCCCGTACAGGTGATCGCGCCGACGTTGGAGCTGCCCCTGCCGCTGGTGGACCTGCACC